From the Pomacea canaliculata isolate SZHN2017 linkage group LG14, ASM307304v1, whole genome shotgun sequence genome, one window contains:
- the LOC112554821 gene encoding carbohydrate sulfotransferase 11-like, translating into MLVFVNKQGDNDSIRLQTRVQTLRQFCQGIRDTRRAVPVLTSRLFRSSPIISTKLNLLYCPVGKIASTFMTRYVIAADTPDSYLNPFDIPVSEAPREKCQSLAKIRREADRVDFVKSSLKVLFVREPYSRVFSAFVDKVLAPNPFYWKNWGGQAQKQAHVPVADIGCGQNVTFAQFVRYVAATLYRTDVHLRRVTDECDPCHVGYEVIGHLETLREDVLALSELLNVSTTSLRAVDFKDSAAHDALLDSTDSAFQWQDDVLKCVTAQEMGRRLWRKMQIRGIISFRMDYPFVGENAEGVTSSKFHEAIVQARTESLTLYPEDLPKQKEKALVDAYSSVSMVDMEKLAKVYTNDFLAFGYEMKPSLLFNRSNKQSDIFDVFKKWTL; encoded by the exons ATGTTG GTCTTCGTTAACAAACAAGGAGACAACGACAGCATCAGGCTGCAGACACGAGTCCAGACTCTTCGCCAGTTTTGTCAGGGCATCAGGGACACCAGAAGAGCAGTTCCGGTGCTGACGAGTCGTTTATTCAGAAGCAGCCCCATCATCTCCACCAAGCTCAACCTCCTGTACTGTCCTGTCGGCAAGATCGCCTCCACCTTCATGACCCGATATGTCATCGCCGCGGACACCCCTGACTCCTACCTCAACCCCTTTGACATCCCGGTGTCAGAAGCACCTCGGGAAAAGTGTCAAAGTTTGGCGAAGATTCGACGAGAAGCCGACCGTGTCGACTTCGTCAAAAGTTCGTTGAAAGTGCTTTTCGTCAGGGAGCCTTACTCTCGTGTCTTCTCGGCATTCGTGGACAAAGTTCTGGCCCCTAACCCCTTCTACTGGAAAAACTGGGGCGGGCAGGCTCAGAAGCAGGCTCATGTTCCTGTAGCAGACATCGGGTGCGGGCAGAACGTCACGTTCGCTCAGTTTGTCCGCTACGTGGCGGCCACGTTGTATAGAACCGACGTCCACCTTCGTCGCGTTACAGACGAGTGCGACCCCTGTCACGTGGGGTATGAGGTCATCGGTCATCTGGAAACTCTGCGAGAAGACGTGCTGGCACTGTCTGAGCTTCTGAATGTCTCAACAACCAGTCTCCGAGCCGTCGACTTCAAAGATTCCGCTGCACACGACGCGTTGCTGGATTCCACCGACAGTGCTTTCCAGTGGCAGGACGACGTACTCAAGTGTGTGACAGCTCAAGAAATGGGGAGGAGACTCTGGCGGAAAATGCAGATTCGTGGAATCATAAGCTTCCGGATGGATTATCCGTTTGTGGGGGAAAACGCGGAGGGGGTTACTTCCAGTAAGTTCCATGAAGCCATTGTACAGGCCAGGACAGAGTCGTTGACGTTGTATCCGGAGGACCTTCCAAAGCAGAAGGAGAAGGCGTTGGTCGACGCCTACAGTAGTGTGTCTATGGTGGACATGGAAAAACTAGCGAAAGTGTACACAAATGATTTTTTAGCGTTCGGCTACGAAATGAAACCGAGTTTATTGTTTAATAGAAGTAACAAACAGTCTGacatttttgatgttttcaaaAAATGGACCTTGTAA
- the LOC112554822 gene encoding uncharacterized protein LOC112554822, whose translation MSELVVDPLPHCHNSSNCSVDHYSEFALSVTIWKYGSPTLLLVGTMGNMLSILVLSRKRLRQLTTMFYLTVLAIADLAVLYTGLLRLWLDNVFGEYLRLQSDFACKFHTFIVYLALDFSVWILVAVTVDRCICVSAPFAARRWCTLKNARIVVFVILVVDFLINMHYFWTVDIIYKGTRTIAGDDQFTCYTSEDLGEAFFLEKVWPWLDFGVVCFVPFVIMLICNCLIIRQIVLSARNLRVHRLPKKSAAVSEHLPETSKKSFFSRSKSFVRRFRNRQIEVADVQTKKEADKNASGKDCCENSSVSAAQSSGNRASSETNQADRTVNQSCAARPATDQMMLMPNHSRVSSLTTQAETGRGGSCEWTLPTSGGTSSTPRNLSLRPGQDECSWPACADSSSGLEKDETCRQTHLTDGSEAEDQEASAASSIGQEIKKDPLLEQPASSPASNTPQDITKLDVSAPEPDYVINETAKGSGQGTAAPRMLQVHPPYRRQPPAWDTTRKRLGAAHSVTLMLLAVNTLFWLLTAPIVVFVIGYPYWLPGSSQQENARMALGWAVVNVLQYTNNTVHFFLYCLTGPRFREELIAMFRRVGSVRTLSTVK comes from the coding sequence ATGTCTGAACTCGTGGTGGACCCTCTTCCACACTGTCACAACTCCAGCAACTGCAGCGTTGACCACTACAGCGAGTTCGCCCTGTCTGTGACCATCTGGAAGTACGGGTCACCGACACTGTTGTTGGTGGGGACGATGGGTAACATGCTGTCCATCCTCGTGCTGAGTCGGAAACGGTTGCGGCAGCTGACCACCATGTTCTATCTGACCGTGCTGGCCATCGCTGACCTGGCCGTGCTGTACACCGGCCTCCTCCGTCTCTGGCTGGACAACGTCTTCGGGGAGTACCTCCGACTGCAGTCGGACTTCGCCTGCAAGTTCCACACCTTCATCGTCTACCTGGCACTGGACTTCTCTGTCTGGATTCTTGTCGCCGTCACGGTTGACCGATGTATCTGCGTATCGGCGCCTTTCGCCGCGCGGCGTTGGTGTACATTGAAGAACGCCCGCATCGTGGTATTCGTCATCCTTGTCGTCGACTTCCTCATCAACATGCACTACTTTTGGACTGTCGACATAATTTATAAGGGCACGCGCACCATCGCGGGCGATGACCAATTCACCTGCTACACCAGCGAGGACCTCGGCGAGGCTTTTTTCTTGGAGAAAGTCTGGCCCTGGCTTGACTTCGGGGTCGTCTGCTTCGTTCCTTTTGTCATCATGTTGATTTGCAACTGTCTCATCATTCGGCAGATCGTCTTATCCGCCAGGAACCTGCGGGTCCACCGCCTGCCAAAGAAGTCAGCTGCAGTTTCTGAACATTTGCCAGAGACTTCTAAGAAATCCTTTTTCTCGAGGAGTAAGTCGTTTGTGCGGCGGTTTAGAAACAGACAAATAGAAGTAGCAGACGTTCAAACGAAAAAAGAAGCAGATAAAAACGCAAGTGGGAAAGACTGTTGTGAAAACTCATCTGTTTCAGCAGCTCAGTCATCTGGAAATCGTGCGTCGTCCGAAACCAATCAAGCTGATCGAACAGTCAACCAAAGCTGCGCTGCTCGTCCAGCAACCGACCAGATGATGCTGATGCCAAATCATTCACGCGTGTCGTCGCTAACAACCCAAGCTGAAACGGGAAGAGGTGGGAGCTGTGAATGGACTTTACCTACTTCCGGTGGGACGTCATCTACTCCGAGAAACCTTTCTCTGAGACCAGGTCAGGATGAGTGCTCATGGCCAGCATGTGCCGACAGTTCCTCTGGCCTGGAAAAAGACGAGACATGTAgacagacacacctgactgacGGTTCAGAAGCGGAGGATCAAGAGGCGAGCGCGGCTTCGTCGAtaggacaagaaataaaaaaagatccACTGCTGGAGCAACCGGCATCGTCCCCAGCAAGCAACACGCCACAAGACATAACAAAGCTCGATGTCTCAGCTCCGGAGCCAGATTACGTCATCAATGAAACGGCTAAAGGTTCAGGACAAGGCACAGCTGCACCCCGAATGCTACAAGTCCATCCACCATATCGACGCCAGCCACCCGCGTGGGACACTACCCGCAAGCGGTTGGGTGCCGCCCACAGCGTCACTTTGATGTTGCTAGCGGTCAACACACTCTTCTGGCTTCTCACTGCTCCtatcgtcgtcttcgtcatcggTTATCCCTACTGGCTGCCGGGTTCCTCCCAGCAAGAGAATGCTCGCATGGCCTTAGGGTGGGCCGTGGTCAACGTGCTGCAGTACACCAACAACACAGTGCACTTCTTCCTCTACTGCCTAACGGGACCCAGGTTCCGGGAGGAACTCATCGCCATGTTCCGTCGCGTGGGAAGTGTCAGGACGCTGAGCACCGTCAAGTAA